One window of Methanogenium organophilum genomic DNA carries:
- the uvsE gene encoding UV DNA damage repair endonuclease UvsE translates to MGEGTVPDGIMISVQEAGVAHTGRYNPWGRTLSRLTMKIGYPCINQSLPCRSSRTFRLRSYTDERLLSTVEGNLRCLGEILRYNASNGILFFRITSDLVPFASHPVCTADWQESLQEEFAAIGTYIRDHHMRISMHPDQFIVLNAKDPDVLERSVAELAYHAEVLDLLGLDATAKIQLHVGGVYGDREESIGRFIDRYLSLDEPIVRRLVIENDDRRYTSRECLRIHAETGIPVIFDTLHHRVNASGEEPVADIFPEVATTWGPSDGIPMVDYSTQDTKGRPGKHAATIDIDDLLRFTGEIRPLDVDIMLEIKDKEASALRALAALKSDVRLIRR, encoded by the coding sequence GTGGGAGAGGGTACTGTCCCCGACGGCATTATGATATCTGTTCAGGAAGCGGGAGTTGCTCACACCGGCAGATATAACCCATGGGGGCGAACACTCTCCCGTCTGACCATGAAGATCGGGTACCCCTGCATCAACCAGTCGCTCCCCTGCCGGAGCAGCCGGACATTCCGCCTCCGGTCATACACCGACGAGCGCCTGCTCTCGACGGTGGAGGGGAATCTCCGGTGTCTGGGAGAGATACTCCGGTATAATGCGTCTAACGGGATTCTCTTCTTCCGCATCACCTCAGACCTTGTTCCGTTTGCTTCGCACCCGGTCTGCACCGCGGACTGGCAGGAGTCCTTACAAGAGGAGTTCGCTGCGATTGGGACGTATATCCGCGACCATCATATGCGGATTTCCATGCACCCGGATCAGTTCATTGTGCTCAACGCAAAAGACCCGGATGTGCTTGAGAGAAGCGTTGCTGAACTCGCCTATCACGCGGAGGTGCTTGACCTCCTCGGCCTTGACGCGACCGCAAAGATCCAGCTCCATGTCGGGGGGGTATATGGTGACCGGGAGGAGAGCATTGGCCGGTTCATTGACCGGTATCTCTCCCTGGACGAGCCGATTGTCCGCCGTCTTGTGATCGAAAACGATGATCGCCGGTACACGTCCCGCGAGTGTCTGCGGATTCATGCGGAGACCGGGATACCGGTCATATTCGACACCCTTCATCACCGGGTGAACGCCTCGGGTGAGGAACCGGTGGCGGATATCTTCCCGGAGGTGGCGACGACATGGGGGCCTTCGGATGGCATCCCGATGGTGGACTACAGCACGCAGGACACAAAGGGGCGGCCGGGAAAGCATGCAGCCACAATTGATATAGACGATCTTCTCCGGTTCACAGGAGAGATCCGCCCTTTGGATGTCGATATCATGCTTGAAATAAAGGACAAGGAAGCAAGTGCTCTCAGGGCCCTTGCGGCGCTAAAATCAGATGTACGACTCATCCGGCGGTGA